From the Marinomonas sp. THO17 genome, one window contains:
- a CDS encoding methyl-accepting chemotaxis protein encodes MTFKRKIIIILILVGVIPALLMSAVSLYISSGALKEAAYNKLSSLREVKKDAVESYLTKLEDEVYLLSISPFIKREMPFITAAYQQALDSAPETIPSVDVMRNELISYYQKNFEPALVEGSKNRSLPTMASLIGDMSDTAVFLQYIYILKNPHPVGEKDVLINSQNGLKYDKEHQVVHEYLAEIQKTSGYYDLFLIDTKGDIVYSVFKEVDFGTSLENGPYKDSGIARAYREAMQAKEGAYIFSDFSLYTPSFNAPAAFIASPVFGDNGKHLGVVVAQFPIDKLNAIMGQRVGLGETGETYLVGDDLLMRSDSYLSPVDFSVLGSFQALGDEGKVDTDAVRRAFNGETATDIIIDYNGNPVLSAFTKLTVKGLNWVLLAEVDEAEALASYKMLINVSGILIASVFIIVLFIALFVARLVLKPLGAEPELMQDIARRIAKGDLSLFTESVADKKSVYGAMATMSQNLRQLIHQIHAIVSSQVTTSEELAEVSRATNGNIQTQHQNTAQVATAMQEMSVSITQVVGNTQSVSQLTSEAKELVDSSVTSVSMAAQDINTVAQQLKESQKTMDVLNQRTAEISAVVETIQGISDQTNLLALNAAIEAARAGESGRGFAVVADEVRTLAQNTQNETQQIASIVEGLQQGAKDAQNTLENNVHEAERVSDQAQNTVQKLQEAVDYVDRLDQMTVQIASGAEQQGQVVNEISQSIDEVSDLSQENEKAMKNVSGSSDLIADQSVKLNGLIENFKL; translated from the coding sequence ATGACGTTCAAACGGAAAATAATAATTATATTGATTTTAGTTGGGGTAATACCTGCTTTGCTTATGTCGGCGGTATCTTTATACATTTCGTCTGGCGCTTTGAAGGAGGCAGCTTATAACAAGCTATCCTCTTTGCGTGAAGTAAAGAAAGATGCGGTAGAATCTTATTTAACGAAATTAGAAGATGAAGTCTATTTGCTGTCCATCAGCCCTTTTATTAAAAGGGAAATGCCCTTTATCACAGCAGCCTATCAACAAGCTTTAGATTCCGCGCCAGAAACCATTCCTAGTGTTGATGTGATGCGAAATGAGCTCATCAGTTACTATCAAAAGAATTTTGAGCCTGCCTTGGTGGAAGGAAGTAAAAACAGGTCTTTACCGACAATGGCCTCTTTGATCGGTGACATGTCTGATACTGCGGTGTTTTTGCAATACATTTATATCTTAAAAAATCCTCATCCTGTAGGGGAAAAAGATGTTTTGATCAATTCCCAGAATGGATTGAAGTACGACAAAGAACACCAAGTGGTGCATGAGTATTTGGCGGAGATCCAGAAAACATCCGGTTATTACGATTTGTTTTTGATCGATACTAAAGGTGACATTGTTTACAGTGTATTCAAAGAAGTGGATTTCGGTACCTCCCTTGAAAATGGCCCCTACAAAGATTCCGGTATTGCCAGGGCTTATCGAGAAGCCATGCAAGCAAAGGAAGGCGCTTATATTTTTAGTGATTTTTCTTTGTATACCCCATCTTTTAATGCGCCAGCGGCTTTCATTGCTTCCCCTGTTTTTGGCGACAATGGGAAGCATTTGGGGGTGGTTGTCGCGCAATTTCCAATTGATAAGCTCAATGCCATCATGGGCCAGAGAGTTGGCTTAGGAGAAACCGGTGAAACCTATTTGGTAGGTGATGATTTATTGATGCGTTCTGATTCCTACTTAAGTCCGGTCGATTTCTCTGTTCTTGGCTCCTTTCAAGCGTTAGGTGATGAAGGTAAAGTAGATACAGATGCGGTACGACGAGCTTTTAATGGCGAAACGGCGACAGACATCATTATAGATTACAATGGCAATCCTGTTCTCTCGGCCTTTACAAAATTAACGGTAAAGGGGTTGAATTGGGTCTTACTGGCTGAAGTAGATGAAGCAGAAGCCTTAGCCAGTTATAAGATGCTCATTAATGTAAGTGGTATTTTAATTGCGTCTGTTTTCATCATTGTTTTGTTTATTGCATTGTTTGTTGCTCGCTTGGTGTTGAAACCATTGGGTGCCGAGCCTGAGCTAATGCAAGACATTGCTCGACGTATCGCAAAAGGAGATTTGAGCCTATTTACTGAGTCAGTAGCAGATAAGAAGAGTGTGTATGGTGCAATGGCAACCATGTCACAGAATTTACGTCAATTGATTCATCAGATTCACGCTATAGTGTCTTCCCAGGTAACCACTTCAGAAGAACTGGCCGAAGTGTCTCGAGCCACCAATGGTAACATTCAAACTCAGCACCAGAATACCGCTCAGGTTGCAACCGCAATGCAAGAAATGTCGGTTTCTATTACTCAAGTAGTAGGCAATACTCAATCTGTGTCTCAGCTAACGTCAGAGGCCAAAGAGCTTGTGGATTCCAGTGTTACCTCGGTGTCAATGGCGGCTCAAGATATTAATACTGTGGCGCAGCAACTAAAAGAGTCTCAGAAAACAATGGATGTGTTAAATCAACGTACCGCAGAGATATCAGCTGTGGTGGAAACTATTCAAGGGATTTCGGATCAAACCAATTTGTTGGCTTTGAATGCAGCGATCGAAGCGGCGCGAGCTGGTGAGTCGGGCAGAGGCTTTGCGGTGGTTGCCGATGAAGTACGAACCTTGGCACAAAATACTCAGAATGAAACACAGCAAATAGCATCTATTGTTGAGGGACTGCAACAGGGAGCAAAAGATGCGCAAAATACCTTGGAAAATAACGTTCATGAAGCAGAACGAGTATCGGATCAAGCGCAAAATACGGTGCAAAAACTACAAGAGGCCGTTGATTATGTCGATCGTTTGGATCAAATGACCGTTCAAATTGCCAGTGGCGCGGAACAACAAGGTCAAGTGGTGAATGAGATCAGTCAGAGTATTGATGAGGTTAGCGATCTGTCTCAAGAAAATGAGAAGGCGATGAAAAATGTGTCTGGCTCAAGTGACTTGATTGCCGATCAGTCGGTCAAGTTAAATGGCTTGATAGAGAATTTCAAGTTATAG
- the betA gene encoding choline dehydrogenase: MANETYDYVIVGAGSAGCVLADRLTQSGEHKVLLLEMGGTDKSIFIQMPTALSYPMNTEKYAWQFHTDKEPGLDGREMHCPRGKVLGGSSSINGMVYVRGHACDFDEWEEHGAKGWNYQSCLPYFKKAESWKGGADLYRGGEGPLATNNGNDMSYNPLYQAFIEAGDQAGYGKTDDYNGFRQEGFGPMHMTVKNGVRASTSNVYLRRAMKRSNLTLKTGVLSHKVLFDGKRAVGIEFSKKGTVYQVNANNEVILSAGSVGSPQLLQLSGVGPKDVLEKAGVPVVQELPGVGENLQDHLEVYFQYRCNKPVTLNGKLDLISKGLIGTRWILFKDGLGATNHFESCGFIRSRAGLKWPNIQYHFLPAAMRYDGRSAFDGHGYQVHVGPNKPESRGKLWIESADPAAKPRILFNYLSTEQDKQDWRDTIRLSREILQQSALDEFRGEEIQPGLDVQSDEDIDKWVKENVESAYHPSCTCKMGADNDPMAVLDEACRVRGVKSLRVVDSSIFPTITNGNLNAPTIMVAEKAADIILGKTPLPSLDAPVWIHPEYETKQR; encoded by the coding sequence ATGGCAAACGAAACTTACGATTACGTTATTGTCGGTGCTGGCTCTGCAGGCTGCGTACTGGCAGACCGTTTGACGCAGAGCGGTGAACATAAGGTCTTGCTATTGGAAATGGGCGGCACAGATAAAAGCATCTTTATCCAAATGCCAACGGCTTTGTCCTACCCGATGAACACAGAAAAATACGCTTGGCAATTTCACACTGACAAAGAGCCCGGTTTAGACGGTCGTGAAATGCACTGCCCTCGCGGAAAAGTATTAGGAGGTTCCTCTTCCATCAATGGTATGGTGTACGTACGTGGCCACGCATGTGATTTTGATGAGTGGGAAGAACATGGCGCAAAAGGCTGGAATTATCAGTCTTGTCTACCTTACTTTAAAAAGGCCGAGTCTTGGAAAGGCGGAGCGGATTTATACCGTGGTGGTGAAGGTCCCTTAGCCACCAACAATGGTAACGACATGAGCTATAACCCCTTGTACCAAGCTTTTATTGAAGCAGGTGACCAAGCGGGATACGGCAAAACTGACGATTACAATGGCTTCCGACAGGAAGGCTTTGGGCCAATGCACATGACGGTAAAAAATGGCGTACGCGCTTCTACCTCTAATGTGTATCTGCGTCGCGCAATGAAACGCTCTAACTTAACCTTGAAAACCGGTGTATTGAGCCACAAAGTCCTGTTTGACGGCAAACGCGCTGTGGGTATTGAGTTCAGTAAAAAAGGGACGGTATATCAAGTAAACGCCAATAACGAAGTCATTCTGTCAGCAGGCTCTGTTGGTTCTCCGCAATTATTGCAATTGTCTGGCGTGGGTCCAAAAGACGTGCTTGAAAAAGCAGGTGTGCCAGTAGTACAGGAACTACCGGGGGTTGGGGAAAACTTGCAAGATCACTTGGAAGTCTACTTCCAATACCGTTGCAATAAGCCAGTTACTCTGAATGGTAAATTGGACTTAATCAGTAAAGGTTTAATCGGTACTCGCTGGATTTTATTTAAAGATGGTTTGGGGGCGACCAACCATTTTGAATCTTGTGGTTTCATCCGCTCTCGCGCAGGTTTGAAATGGCCGAATATCCAATATCACTTCTTGCCAGCAGCGATGCGCTACGATGGTCGCTCTGCTTTTGATGGTCATGGCTATCAGGTTCACGTTGGCCCGAATAAGCCAGAAAGTCGTGGTAAGTTATGGATAGAGTCGGCTGACCCAGCGGCTAAGCCACGTATTTTGTTCAATTACCTTTCCACAGAACAGGATAAACAAGATTGGCGCGACACTATTCGCCTAAGCCGTGAAATTCTGCAACAGTCGGCTTTGGACGAATTCCGTGGCGAAGAAATTCAGCCGGGACTTGATGTGCAAAGTGACGAAGACATTGATAAATGGGTCAAGGAAAACGTCGAAAGTGCTTATCATCCTTCCTGTACTTGTAAAATGGGGGCAGATAATGACCCTATGGCGGTACTGGATGAAGCTTGTCGAGTACGTGGTGTGAAGAGTTTGCGCGTGGTGGATTCGTCCATTTTCCCAACCATCACCAATGGTAATTTAAACGCACCCACCATTATGGTGGCGGAAAAAGCAGCGGACATCATTCTCGGCAAAACACCATTACCAAGCTTGGACGCACCTGTTTGGATACACCCTGAATACGAGACCAAACAGCGTTAG
- the betB gene encoding betaine-aldehyde dehydrogenase gives MAHKQQYIHGRYHASTSGEHFETINPATGEVIATVEHAGQAELDAAVESAKQGQKVWAAMSPVERGRILKKAADMLRERNEELAKLEVLDTGKPLQEAICVDIETGADVIEYYAGLTDKIQGEYQDLGNGNFFYTRREPLGICAGIGAWNYPIQIAMWKSGPALAAGNAMIFKPSEETPLTALKLAEIFTEAGLPDGVFNVVQGDGRTGQMITNHPDIDKVSFTGEVGTGKKVMAASAQSLKEVTMELGGKSPMIIFPDMPIDQAVSAAMLANFYTQGEVCTNGTRVFVHEDMLEAFTKELKQRTEAMIVGDPMDMATQVGALISKNHMQKVLGYIQAAKDAGATLLCGGYQVTENGLDKGAFVAPTVFTNCTDDMPQVKDEIFGPVMSVLSFKDEDDAIARANDTKLGLAAGVFTKDFARAHRVINQLQAGICWINAWGASPAEMPVGGYKESGIGRENGIDTLYHYTQNKSIFVDLNDIQNPY, from the coding sequence ATGGCACACAAGCAGCAATACATTCACGGCCGCTACCATGCATCCACCAGCGGAGAACATTTTGAAACCATCAACCCAGCCACAGGGGAAGTCATCGCAACGGTTGAACATGCTGGACAAGCGGAGCTTGATGCTGCAGTTGAATCTGCCAAACAAGGTCAAAAAGTCTGGGCGGCAATGAGCCCAGTAGAGCGTGGTCGCATTCTTAAAAAAGCCGCAGACATGCTGCGTGAACGTAATGAAGAGTTGGCCAAACTGGAAGTGTTAGACACAGGTAAACCCTTACAAGAAGCCATTTGCGTTGACATTGAAACCGGTGCCGATGTGATCGAATATTACGCAGGACTGACCGACAAAATCCAAGGCGAATACCAAGACTTAGGAAACGGAAACTTTTTCTATACTCGCCGTGAACCGTTAGGCATTTGCGCTGGCATTGGCGCATGGAACTACCCTATTCAAATCGCCATGTGGAAATCAGGCCCAGCACTGGCGGCTGGCAATGCGATGATTTTCAAGCCATCAGAAGAAACCCCATTAACCGCCCTCAAACTGGCGGAAATTTTTACCGAAGCGGGTTTACCAGACGGTGTGTTCAATGTGGTACAAGGTGATGGTCGTACCGGTCAAATGATCACCAATCACCCTGATATCGATAAAGTATCCTTCACGGGGGAAGTGGGCACAGGTAAAAAAGTCATGGCGGCGTCAGCTCAGTCTCTCAAAGAAGTGACCATGGAATTGGGCGGTAAGTCTCCTATGATCATCTTCCCTGACATGCCAATCGATCAAGCGGTTTCTGCCGCCATGTTGGCCAACTTCTATACACAAGGTGAAGTTTGCACCAATGGCACACGCGTATTTGTCCATGAAGACATGTTAGAAGCCTTTACCAAAGAACTGAAACAACGCACCGAAGCCATGATTGTCGGTGACCCAATGGACATGGCGACACAAGTGGGCGCTTTGATTTCGAAAAACCACATGCAAAAAGTCTTAGGCTATATTCAAGCGGCAAAAGACGCAGGGGCGACTTTGCTATGTGGTGGCTACCAAGTGACAGAAAACGGTTTAGACAAGGGTGCGTTTGTAGCGCCTACTGTCTTCACCAACTGTACCGATGATATGCCGCAGGTAAAAGATGAGATCTTTGGCCCAGTAATGTCGGTATTGAGTTTTAAAGACGAAGACGATGCTATTGCTCGTGCTAACGATACCAAGTTGGGCTTAGCAGCAGGCGTCTTCACCAAAGACTTCGCCCGCGCTCATCGTGTGATCAACCAATTGCAAGCGGGTATTTGTTGGATTAACGCTTGGGGCGCATCCCCTGCGGAAATGCCAGTTGGCGGCTACAAAGAATCAGGCATTGGTCGTGAAAATGGTATAGATACTTTATACCACTACACGCAAAACAAGAGCATTTTTGTCGATTTGAATGACATTCAGAATCCTTATTAA
- a CDS encoding isoamylase early set domain-containing protein — translation MIEKTYLKTKPECKVKFSLPAEAIGDASKVSVVGDFNNWDAEANPLRKQKTGLYASTLNLEVDNTYQFRYVADNVYWLNDDMADAYVPSPVSHDSNGVLNL, via the coding sequence ATGATTGAGAAAACCTACCTAAAGACTAAGCCAGAATGCAAAGTAAAGTTTTCCTTACCTGCAGAAGCCATTGGTGATGCCAGTAAAGTGTCTGTCGTGGGGGATTTTAATAACTGGGATGCGGAAGCCAATCCGCTCAGGAAACAAAAAACTGGCTTGTACGCATCAACGTTAAACTTGGAAGTGGATAACACTTATCAATTTCGTTATGTCGCAGACAATGTTTATTGGCTGAATGACGATATGGCCGATGCCTATGTGCCAAGCCCAGTTAGCCATGACAGCAATGGTGTATTAAATCTCTGA
- a CDS encoding GNAT family N-acyltransferase yields the protein MIQVEQMIASKSPQFFDKSPLITRPTLSLLKRLFHENEVNEFLEKNDGCAGFEFIDRVLDHFNFGYQVSQMDRRNIPAVGRVMIIANHPLGALDGLALLRLVGEIRPDVKIIANDMLMGFDGLKNLVLPVDNLAGKTGRMQLKAIMNCLHNEEAIIIFPAGEVSRMSPSGVKDQKWNQNYLKLAQKTNSPLLPVHIGGRNSMLFYTSSLVYRPLSTLQLANEMFRQRNRKIPMQVGQAIPIQEVAQLPLSDKEKNKLVKRHLYRIAKGKKPLLKTEKTIDHPQNRQLIKHELKQSQHLGSTKDNKQIYLFDYDATSVTMKEIGRLREVAFRKVGEGTGERSDLDKFDQYYRHLILWDEEELEIVGAYRIGEVARYMKEESPNRIYSAELFRYSCDMEPYFEQGIELGRSFVQPKYWGKRSLDYLWYGIGAYLNRHPEIRYMFGPVSLSNSYPQVAKDFIVSFYQLYFADKEHLARSFTPYQVNPEHKDIIQNMFAGDNYEEDFKVLKEQLGHFGASVPTLFKQYSELCEPGGVRFLDFGVDADFGYCVDGLVLVDLNTVKEAKNKRYRGQ from the coding sequence GTGATACAAGTCGAGCAAATGATTGCCAGTAAATCACCTCAGTTTTTCGACAAAAGCCCTTTAATTACTCGTCCTACCTTAAGTCTTTTAAAGCGCTTGTTTCATGAAAATGAAGTGAACGAGTTCCTTGAAAAGAACGATGGTTGCGCTGGGTTTGAATTCATTGATCGTGTTTTAGATCATTTCAATTTTGGTTACCAAGTCAGCCAAATGGATAGGCGTAATATTCCTGCGGTGGGTCGCGTTATGATCATCGCCAACCATCCATTAGGCGCATTAGACGGACTCGCATTGTTACGTTTAGTTGGCGAGATTCGTCCCGATGTCAAAATCATAGCTAACGATATGTTAATGGGCTTTGATGGTCTCAAAAACCTAGTATTGCCAGTGGATAATCTGGCCGGCAAAACGGGCAGAATGCAGCTCAAGGCCATCATGAACTGTCTGCACAATGAAGAAGCCATCATTATTTTCCCCGCTGGTGAAGTATCACGCATGTCACCCAGTGGCGTAAAAGATCAAAAATGGAATCAAAACTATCTTAAGTTAGCGCAAAAAACCAACAGCCCCTTATTGCCGGTACACATTGGTGGCCGTAATTCCATGCTCTTTTACACCAGCTCTTTGGTGTATCGCCCCTTGTCCACCCTTCAGTTGGCTAACGAAATGTTTCGTCAGCGCAATCGCAAGATTCCTATGCAAGTGGGTCAAGCTATTCCGATTCAGGAAGTGGCGCAATTGCCATTAAGCGACAAAGAAAAAAACAAACTGGTGAAACGTCATTTGTACCGCATCGCCAAAGGCAAGAAGCCCTTGTTGAAAACGGAAAAAACGATAGATCACCCACAGAATCGTCAGCTCATCAAGCACGAGCTAAAGCAATCACAACATTTGGGCAGCACCAAAGACAACAAACAAATTTATTTGTTCGACTATGATGCGACTTCTGTCACCATGAAAGAAATCGGTCGCTTGCGAGAAGTGGCGTTTCGCAAAGTGGGCGAAGGCACAGGTGAGCGTTCAGACTTGGATAAATTCGACCAATATTATCGTCACCTAATTCTTTGGGACGAAGAAGAACTGGAAATCGTCGGCGCTTATCGCATTGGCGAAGTCGCTCGCTATATGAAGGAAGAATCCCCAAATCGCATCTACAGTGCCGAACTGTTCCGCTATTCCTGCGATATGGAGCCTTATTTTGAGCAAGGTATCGAACTGGGGCGCAGTTTTGTACAACCCAAATACTGGGGCAAACGCAGCTTGGATTATTTATGGTATGGCATTGGCGCTTATTTAAATCGCCACCCTGAGATTCGCTATATGTTTGGTCCTGTCAGCCTCAGCAACAGTTATCCGCAAGTGGCAAAAGATTTTATTGTCTCTTTTTATCAGCTGTATTTTGCGGACAAAGAACATCTGGCTCGCTCTTTTACACCTTATCAGGTGAACCCTGAGCACAAGGACATCATCCAGAATATGTTTGCGGGTGACAATTACGAAGAAGACTTTAAAGTACTAAAAGAACAACTAGGGCATTTCGGTGCCAGCGTTCCTACCTTATTCAAACAATACAGTGAATTGTGTGAACCTGGCGGCGTTCGCTTCTTAGACTTTGGCGTAGATGCTGACTTTGGCTACTGTGTAGACGGATTGGTTTTGGTCGATCTCAACACAGTCAAAGAAGCGAAAAACAAGCGCTACCGAGGTCAATAA
- a CDS encoding ChrR family anti-sigma-E factor has protein sequence MTHYHPSIETLTDYAAGALPLAHSLCVSTHLEQCPECQKQLMKLEALGAELFEQNTMPTQSVRYLKDQFFAKLSQQEAVPSDTAINTALPQRDSKGYLIPKSLRQFIHHDYDELPWMHLSPSFKIATLLNEEGGAQVALTRVKPGAHMPTHTHTGDEITLVLEGAFSDETGIYRKGDFICRDARHKHKPIVTKDAECICLTVLDAPIEFTGWFTRLLNPILRRYHPHTSL, from the coding sequence ATGACTCACTACCATCCATCAATCGAAACATTAACCGACTATGCGGCAGGTGCCTTACCCCTTGCACATTCTCTGTGTGTGTCGACCCATTTAGAACAATGTCCTGAGTGCCAAAAGCAACTAATGAAGCTCGAAGCACTGGGGGCTGAACTGTTTGAGCAAAATACTATGCCGACTCAATCAGTTAGATATTTGAAAGACCAGTTCTTTGCAAAACTGTCACAACAAGAAGCGGTTCCCAGCGACACTGCTATCAATACAGCTTTGCCACAAAGAGACAGCAAGGGTTACCTGATTCCAAAGAGTTTGCGACAGTTCATTCATCATGACTATGACGAGCTACCTTGGATGCATTTGTCCCCTTCTTTTAAGATTGCCACTTTGCTCAATGAAGAAGGTGGTGCGCAAGTTGCCTTAACACGGGTCAAACCGGGAGCGCACATGCCGACACACACGCACACAGGTGATGAAATTACCCTAGTGTTGGAAGGAGCATTTTCTGATGAAACCGGAATATACCGTAAAGGTGATTTTATTTGTCGTGATGCGCGCCATAAACACAAGCCAATTGTCACCAAAGATGCTGAATGCATTTGTTTGACCGTACTGGATGCTCCGATCGAATTCACTGGTTGGTTCACACGCTTACTTAACCCTATATTGCGTCGTTACCACCCGCACACCAGTCTTTAG
- a CDS encoding sigma-70 family RNA polymerase sigma factor: protein MESANKIEPDKKRVQDMIAVAEQRDQAALSRLFDHYVPKIRSFCLAAQPGANLMADDIAQEVMIRIWNKAHTYKPEAASLNTWVFTLARNARIDYLRKNSRYQSDIDPEYLWQNIVDESADPFKDAQLKRDQQRIQQSLDKLPIDQKQVLSKVYLEGKTHKEAAEELSLPLGTIKSRVRLALQKLTIYVKR, encoded by the coding sequence ATGGAAAGCGCAAACAAAATAGAACCAGACAAAAAAAGAGTGCAAGACATGATTGCAGTTGCTGAGCAACGCGATCAGGCCGCATTGTCTCGCTTGTTTGACCATTATGTGCCTAAAATTCGCAGCTTTTGCCTTGCCGCTCAGCCAGGTGCGAACCTAATGGCAGACGACATTGCTCAAGAAGTGATGATTCGTATATGGAACAAAGCGCACACTTACAAACCTGAAGCTGCGTCACTCAATACATGGGTTTTTACCTTGGCAAGGAACGCTCGGATAGACTATTTACGTAAAAATAGTCGCTATCAGTCCGATATTGATCCTGAATATCTTTGGCAAAATATTGTTGATGAAAGCGCCGATCCTTTTAAAGATGCTCAACTAAAGCGTGATCAGCAAAGGATTCAACAAAGCCTTGATAAACTGCCAATTGATCAGAAGCAGGTACTTTCTAAAGTCTATCTAGAAGGTAAAACCCACAAAGAAGCCGCAGAAGAATTATCTCTGCCCCTTGGAACCATTAAATCTCGAGTGCGTTTGGCGCTCCAGAAATTGACTATATACGTTAAGAGGTAG
- a CDS encoding nuclear transport factor 2 family protein → MDSKLAPNLQLIENFKDFYRDVKHPKLGKIDQVYADNIIFKDPIHELRGAEALHAYLSEMSVNVQSGHFEYLDQIVSDNMAYIKWNMHFKHPKLGKDTITVRGMSQVQFHDCIYFHEDVYDLGQLLYENVPLLGSVVKGLKRRLAV, encoded by the coding sequence ATGGATTCTAAACTCGCTCCCAATTTGCAACTGATAGAAAACTTTAAAGACTTCTATCGCGATGTTAAACATCCCAAGCTTGGTAAAATTGATCAAGTTTATGCGGACAACATCATTTTCAAAGATCCTATCCATGAGTTGCGAGGGGCGGAAGCTTTACACGCCTATTTGTCCGAGATGAGCGTTAATGTACAAAGTGGTCATTTCGAATATCTTGATCAGATTGTGTCTGACAACATGGCATACATTAAATGGAACATGCATTTCAAACACCCAAAACTGGGTAAGGACACCATTACGGTACGTGGTATGAGTCAAGTCCAGTTCCATGATTGCATCTATTTTCATGAAGACGTATACGATTTGGGTCAGCTTCTCTACGAAAATGTGCCCTTGTTAGGAAGTGTGGTCAAAGGCCTAAAAAGGCGTTTAGCCGTATAG
- a CDS encoding SDR family NAD(P)-dependent oxidoreductase, producing the protein MSQQNKVWITGASSGIGLALVKHYLQADWRVIASARSEGDLSELMATDSRLTFVPFDIVDKTKIVSVRDEIAKQVDCLDCAILNAGTCEYLDIEGEQTDWSMMERIMSVNFFGMVNSVEMCLPLLQKSSQPHLVGISSQAVQAAFPRAEAYGASKAAIRYFLSSLRMDLNPLGIDVTCILPGFVDTPLTRKNTFDMPFLMSADDAAQGMYRAIQKRPYEYAFPRPLSAMLWLGRHFPKWWLKKLAPNKTDNS; encoded by the coding sequence ATGAGTCAACAAAACAAGGTATGGATTACCGGTGCCAGTTCAGGTATCGGGTTAGCTTTGGTTAAGCACTATTTACAAGCAGATTGGCGAGTCATTGCCAGTGCAAGGTCTGAAGGTGATTTAAGCGAATTAATGGCAACAGACAGCCGTCTCACTTTTGTGCCATTCGACATAGTGGATAAAACAAAAATAGTGAGTGTGCGTGACGAGATTGCCAAGCAAGTGGATTGTCTTGATTGTGCTATTCTTAACGCTGGCACCTGTGAATACTTAGACATAGAAGGTGAACAAACGGATTGGTCTATGATGGAACGAATTATGTCCGTAAATTTCTTTGGCATGGTAAACAGTGTAGAAATGTGTTTGCCCTTGCTACAAAAATCTTCTCAACCGCATCTGGTGGGTATCAGTTCTCAGGCAGTTCAAGCTGCCTTTCCAAGAGCCGAGGCCTATGGTGCCAGCAAAGCAGCAATTCGTTATTTTTTATCTTCACTGCGCATGGACTTAAACCCCTTAGGTATCGATGTGACCTGTATTTTACCTGGTTTTGTGGATACTCCACTAACCCGAAAAAATACTTTTGATATGCCTTTTTTGATGTCCGCTGACGACGCGGCGCAAGGCATGTATCGAGCCATACAAAAACGTCCTTACGAGTATGCTTTCCCTAGACCTTTATCTGCAATGCTTTGGTTGGGACGCCATTTTCCGAAATGGTGGTTAAAAAAGTTAGCACCGAATAAAACAGACAATTCATAA